A single region of the Stenotrophomonas sp. Marseille-Q4652 genome encodes:
- a CDS encoding flagellar motor protein translates to MDRLSLIGLFLALASLVGGSILKGAGLSSLWSPAAFVIVIIGTLAAILVHTSPAIFRHAFRIVPWVIRPPASNRRRLIEQIVEWSTIARRQGLLGLEAHVEAQDDPFVRKGLQLLVDGVEPEAIRRMMEIELGSEEQRNLAATKVFEGMGIYAPTLGIIGAVLGLIAVMKNLADPSKLGHGIAAAFTATIYGIASANLLFLPIAAKLKGVIAGTTREREMFIEGLISIAHGENPRNIENNLSGFLD, encoded by the coding sequence ATGGACAGACTCAGCCTCATCGGACTTTTCCTCGCGCTGGCCTCGTTGGTCGGCGGCAGCATCCTCAAGGGCGCCGGCCTGTCCTCGCTGTGGTCGCCGGCCGCGTTCGTGATCGTGATCATCGGCACCCTCGCCGCGATCCTGGTCCACACCTCGCCGGCGATCTTCCGCCACGCGTTCCGGATCGTGCCGTGGGTGATCCGTCCGCCGGCAAGCAACCGCAGGCGGCTGATCGAGCAGATCGTCGAGTGGAGCACGATTGCCCGCCGCCAGGGCCTGCTGGGCCTGGAGGCCCATGTCGAGGCTCAGGACGATCCGTTCGTGCGCAAGGGCCTGCAGCTGCTGGTCGACGGCGTCGAGCCGGAAGCCATCCGCCGCATGATGGAGATCGAACTGGGCTCGGAAGAACAGCGGAACCTGGCCGCGACCAAGGTGTTCGAGGGCATGGGCATCTATGCGCCGACGCTGGGCATCATCGGCGCGGTGCTGGGCCTGATCGCGGTGATGAAGAACCTCGCCGACCCGAGCAAGCTCGGCCACGGTATCGCCGCCGCGTTCACCGCGACCATCTACGGCATCGCCTCGGCCAACCTGCTGTTCCTGCCGATCGCCGCCAAGCTCAAGGGCGTGATCGCCGGCACCACGCGCGAGCGCGAGATGTTCATCGAGGGCCTGATCTCGATCGCCCACGGCGAGAACCCGCGCAACATCGAGAACAACCTGTCCGGGTTCCTGGACTGA